The following coding sequences lie in one Pseudomonadota bacterium genomic window:
- a CDS encoding sigma-70 family RNA polymerase sigma factor, producing the protein FSTYAQFRIRGAILDSFRSQDWLPRSLRFKSHKIELAYHCIEQKLGRPASDEEVAEELGVPIEELQRLLGEVGSIVMLSFEELGFGHGEERFQADEWLASKGQDPLHRLLGHEKVSVIARALDRLPEKERLVVSLYFYEELNLKEIGEIMGVTESRASQIRSRALIRLKNYLRKTTASA; encoded by the coding sequence CTTCAGTACCTATGCCCAGTTCCGTATTCGAGGCGCCATTCTAGATAGCTTTCGTTCGCAGGACTGGCTTCCTAGATCCTTGCGCTTTAAGTCGCACAAGATCGAGCTTGCTTATCACTGTATAGAGCAGAAGCTCGGGCGGCCGGCTTCCGATGAGGAGGTTGCTGAGGAGCTGGGAGTGCCGATTGAGGAGCTGCAGAGACTACTCGGTGAGGTCGGCAGTATAGTGATGCTTAGCTTTGAGGAGTTAGGCTTTGGTCACGGCGAGGAGCGCTTTCAAGCTGATGAGTGGCTTGCAAGCAAGGGACAGGACCCACTGCACCGCCTGCTTGGACATGAGAAGGTTAGTGTTATTGCGCGCGCTTTAGACAGACTACCTGAAAAGGAGCGCCTCGTTGTTAGCTTGTACTTCTATGAAGAGCTTAACCTTAAAGAGATCGGAGAGATTATGGGGGTAACGGAGTCACGCGCCTCTCAGATCCGATCAAGAGCTCTTATTAGGCTCAAAAACTATCTACGAAAGACGACGGCGTCGGCATAG